Proteins from a single region of Methanoculleus taiwanensis:
- a CDS encoding P-II family nitrogen regulator: MKMVVAIIRPEKFDGVKAALAEKGIVGMTVTEVKGRGEQKGISLQFRGRSVPVDLIPKIKLEMVVDDPEVETVVATVRAHGRTGKFGDGRIIVMPVEAIAKVRTDETEVSGP, encoded by the coding sequence ATGAAGATGGTTGTTGCAATAATCAGACCGGAGAAGTTCGACGGCGTCAAAGCGGCGCTCGCAGAGAAGGGTATCGTCGGGATGACCGTGACCGAAGTGAAGGGGAGAGGCGAGCAGAAGGGCATTTCCCTCCAGTTCCGCGGCAGGAGCGTGCCGGTCGACCTCATCCCGAAGATCAAGCTGGAGATGGTCGTCGATGACCCCGAGGTCGAGACGGTCGTCGCGACCGTCAGGGCACACGGCAGAACCGGGAAGTTCGGCGACGGGCGGATCATCGTCATGCCGGTTGAGGCCATTGCAAAGGTCAGGACGGACGAGACGGAGGTCTCGGGCCCCTGA
- a CDS encoding deoxyguanosinetriphosphate triphosphohydrolase family protein: MEQDTEYRRSLPTEVEGRIAAYITAKEGLLARFAARSGDGIRRRGGKREDIRARYSRDADRIMHTKAYARYIDKTQVFYLVRNDHITHRVLHVQLVSKIGRTIGRSLRLNEDLIEAIALGHDIGHIPYGHAGEACLSEICRKEGIGVFRHNLQSVRFLTAIEDCDLTLQVLDGILCHDGEAYDSRMAPLPGKTWDTFDEEIRGLSEGGEGRAPMTLEGCVVRFADTIAYIGRDIQDAQEVGLIEGAGEMPARVRDVLGESNPSIIDTLIKDLIEHSNGETEPLIRYSPDVAEALGDLKRFNYSRIYHHPQVTAELPKIKRMYDTIFAVYLEDLERERRESPIYTGFLDMAWISPEYRRSTGDAEMVRDFIAGMTDRYFERRFEEIVMPKRVDWKFKA, translated from the coding sequence ATGGAGCAGGATACGGAGTACCGGCGAAGCCTCCCGACAGAGGTCGAGGGGCGTATCGCAGCCTACATAACGGCAAAGGAAGGGCTGTTAGCCCGGTTCGCCGCGAGAAGCGGGGACGGCATTCGGAGACGGGGAGGTAAACGGGAGGATATCCGTGCCCGATATTCGCGTGATGCCGATCGGATCATGCACACCAAGGCCTACGCCCGCTACATCGACAAGACGCAGGTCTTCTACCTGGTCAGAAACGATCATATCACCCACCGCGTCCTCCACGTCCAGCTGGTTTCGAAGATCGGGCGAACTATCGGCAGATCCTTGCGCTTAAACGAGGACCTCATCGAGGCGATCGCCCTCGGCCACGATATCGGCCATATCCCATACGGCCATGCCGGAGAGGCATGCCTCTCGGAGATCTGCAGGAAAGAAGGTATCGGAGTGTTTCGGCATAATCTTCAGAGTGTCCGGTTCCTCACTGCGATCGAAGACTGCGATCTGACGCTCCAGGTGCTGGACGGAATTCTCTGCCACGACGGAGAGGCATACGACAGCAGGATGGCGCCCCTGCCGGGAAAGACCTGGGACACCTTTGATGAAGAGATCCGGGGCCTCTCAGAGGGCGGAGAGGGGCGAGCGCCGATGACCCTCGAGGGGTGCGTCGTCCGCTTCGCTGATACAATAGCCTATATCGGCCGCGACATTCAGGATGCACAGGAGGTCGGCCTGATCGAGGGTGCCGGGGAGATGCCTGCCCGAGTCCGGGACGTTCTCGGGGAGAGCAATCCGTCCATCATCGACACGCTGATAAAAGACCTGATCGAGCATAGCAACGGCGAGACGGAACCGCTCATCAGGTACAGTCCGGATGTTGCGGAGGCGCTCGGCGATCTGAAACGCTTCAACTATAGCAGAATCTATCACCATCCGCAGGTGACGGCGGAACTACCGAAGATTAAGCGGATGTACGATACGATCTTCGCCGTATACCTCGAAGATCTCGAACGGGAGCGAAGAGAGTCGCCGATCTACACCGGTTTTCTCGACATGGCGTGGATCAGCCCCGAGTACCGGAGGAGCACCGGTGACGCCGAGATGGTCAGGGATTTCATCGCCGGCATGACGGACCGGTACTTCGAACGCCGGTTCGAAGAGATCGTCATGCCGAAACGGGTTGACTGGAAGTTCAAGGCATAG
- a CDS encoding ABC transporter substrate binding protein codes for MHDDTAQKSYRKARSLSECRCRLLLVLILAAALSCCQTVTAEKADVLILHSYHPNMDMVQLEQDGIESVLREGAPIAVELRIEHMDAKRIENEAYFDHLADLYRYKYASTPPDVIITCDDPAFKFALVHHDDIFPDIPIVFCGVNYFSTDCMHNDSLVTGVVETLDIAGTLALAEHLHPSVSQVVVVNDGTMTGVANRKRLLEDTEGFRGRFEFVFLDNMTIPEIREQVAHLPKTSIVLLLSYNQDPNGVYYAYEDAVDEIAPASSVPVYGVFETYLGRGIIGGMIVSSREQGRVAGGMALQILEGEDVSAIPVVRTVEQRPAFDQIELDRFGIAGTDLPAGSTVINRPVSTVEIPVDIAAVGISGVIGLLAIILVLKSDIKKRKRIEERLRESEEKFRGLAQRSFDMIFTLDTGQNFTYVSPAVEKIAGYRPEYVMGKSCLAFTTDPCRSKVRDIFTRVLAGESLEGLHTEMRRSDGTVGYLEIDASPIVKSGVIVGVQGVAHDVTERRLMQLRQREAYARIETNIEQFAILGDHIRNPLQVILALAGFDESESSERIIEQVRQIDAIVTELDSGWIESENVRQFLRRNYGLEGGDLPLPPDDQETGEQDA; via the coding sequence ATGCACGACGATACGGCGCAGAAGAGCTATAGAAAAGCCAGATCGCTTTCTGAGTGCAGATGCCGCCTTCTTCTGGTACTGATTCTTGCGGCGGCGCTGTCGTGCTGCCAGACGGTCACCGCCGAGAAGGCGGATGTCCTCATCCTGCACTCGTACCACCCCAATATGGATATGGTGCAGCTTGAACAGGACGGCATCGAGAGTGTCCTCAGAGAAGGTGCACCCATTGCGGTGGAGCTCCGGATCGAGCATATGGATGCCAAGCGGATTGAGAACGAGGCGTATTTCGACCACCTTGCAGATCTATACCGGTATAAGTACGCAAGCACGCCGCCCGACGTGATCATCACCTGCGACGATCCGGCTTTCAAGTTTGCTCTCGTTCATCACGATGATATCTTCCCCGATATCCCGATAGTCTTCTGCGGCGTCAATTACTTCAGCACAGACTGCATGCATAACGACTCTCTTGTAACCGGGGTGGTCGAGACGCTCGATATCGCAGGAACCCTCGCGCTTGCCGAGCATCTCCACCCCTCCGTCTCACAGGTCGTCGTCGTCAACGACGGAACGATGACCGGGGTTGCAAACAGAAAACGCCTCCTCGAAGATACAGAAGGGTTTCGCGGCAGGTTCGAGTTCGTCTTCCTCGATAACATGACGATCCCGGAGATACGGGAGCAGGTAGCACACCTCCCGAAGACGAGTATCGTCCTCCTGCTATCGTATAATCAGGATCCGAATGGCGTCTACTACGCATATGAGGATGCAGTCGATGAGATCGCCCCGGCATCATCGGTTCCGGTGTACGGTGTCTTTGAAACATACCTCGGCCGGGGGATCATCGGCGGCATGATCGTCAGCAGCAGAGAGCAAGGGCGGGTTGCGGGTGGCATGGCACTCCAGATACTTGAGGGCGAAGACGTATCCGCAATACCGGTCGTGCGCACCGTCGAGCAGCGGCCTGCCTTCGATCAGATCGAGCTCGACCGATTCGGTATTGCCGGGACGGATCTGCCCGCAGGAAGCACCGTCATCAACCGACCGGTATCGACCGTCGAGATTCCCGTTGATATAGCTGCGGTCGGGATCAGCGGGGTTATCGGCCTCCTCGCGATCATCCTGGTACTGAAGAGCGATATTAAGAAAAGGAAGAGGATCGAAGAGCGGCTCCGGGAGAGTGAAGAGAAGTTCCGCGGACTCGCCCAGAGGAGTTTTGATATGATCTTCACGCTCGATACCGGGCAGAACTTCACCTACGTCTCCCCCGCCGTCGAGAAGATTGCCGGCTACCGGCCTGAGTACGTCATGGGGAAAAGTTGTCTCGCATTTACCACAGACCCGTGCAGATCGAAGGTCAGGGATATCTTCACCCGCGTTCTTGCAGGGGAGAGTCTGGAAGGCCTGCATACGGAGATGCGGAGAAGCGACGGGACGGTCGGGTACCTGGAGATAGACGCCTCTCCCATCGTGAAGAGCGGCGTCATCGTAGGCGTCCAGGGGGTCGCCCACGACGTCACCGAGCGGAGACTGATGCAGCTGCGCCAGCGTGAGGCCTATGCCCGGATAGAGACCAATATCGAGCAGTTTGCCATCCTCGGCGACCACATCAGGAACCCGCTCCAGGTGATCCTCGCTCTCGCCGGTTTCGACGAATCGGAGAGTTCGGAGCGGATCATCGAACAGGTCAGGCAGATCGATGCCATCGTTACCGAGCTCGACAGTGGATGGATCGAGTCCGAGAATGTCCGGCAGTTCCTTCGCCGCAACTACGGCCTCGAAGGAGGAGATCTGCCCCTGCCGCCGGACGACCAGGAGACCGGAGAACAGGACGCGTAG
- a CDS encoding orotidine 5'-phosphate decarboxylase / HUMPS family protein — MEMPVLQVALDLLDLSRAVAIAEESVLGGADWIEVGTPLIKSEGMAAVRVMREHFPERVIVADMKVADTGALEVEMAAKSGAGVVCILADADDSVVGEAVRAARKYGVRLMADLINVADPVTRARELEAMGVDYINAHVGIDQQMLGRSSLDLLSRLSGEVGIPIAVAGGLDAVTAAEAVTAGAGIVIVGGSIIRSADVTASARAVRASIDRPEVCPRSAESPDAAIRRLLADVSAPNVSDAMHRKGAMTGLLPLSGAARMVGRAVTVRTVAGDWAKPVEAIDVAGEGDVLVISNDGGTHVAPWGELATLSCRNRGIAGVVIDGAVRDIDDIRRMAFPLFARAAVPNAGEPKGLGEINTEIVCCGQEVRPGDWIIGDESGVVVVPKDRAYEIARRATEVRKTEERIREEIRRGRTLSEVMELLKWEKR; from the coding sequence ATGGAAATGCCGGTTCTCCAGGTTGCTCTCGATCTGCTCGATCTCTCACGCGCCGTAGCCATCGCCGAGGAATCGGTTCTGGGTGGAGCGGACTGGATCGAGGTCGGAACGCCCCTGATCAAGAGCGAGGGCATGGCCGCCGTCAGGGTGATGCGGGAGCATTTTCCTGAGCGGGTGATCGTCGCCGATATGAAGGTCGCCGACACCGGTGCGCTCGAGGTGGAGATGGCGGCGAAGTCCGGTGCAGGGGTTGTCTGCATCCTCGCCGATGCCGATGATTCGGTTGTCGGCGAGGCGGTTCGCGCTGCGCGGAAGTACGGTGTCCGCCTGATGGCCGACCTCATCAACGTCGCCGACCCGGTGACGCGTGCCCGCGAGCTCGAAGCGATGGGTGTCGACTACATCAACGCCCACGTCGGCATCGACCAGCAGATGCTCGGCAGAAGTTCGCTCGACCTCCTCTCCCGCCTCAGCGGTGAGGTCGGTATTCCGATCGCGGTCGCCGGAGGGCTCGATGCGGTAACCGCCGCCGAAGCGGTCACAGCCGGTGCCGGGATTGTCATCGTCGGCGGCAGCATCATCCGGTCGGCGGACGTCACCGCTTCCGCACGCGCCGTCCGGGCTTCCATCGACCGCCCGGAGGTCTGCCCCCGGTCGGCCGAGAGTCCCGATGCCGCCATCCGCCGCCTCCTCGCCGACGTCTCGGCGCCGAACGTCTCGGATGCGATGCATCGGAAAGGGGCGATGACGGGTCTTCTCCCGCTCTCGGGCGCTGCCAGGATGGTGGGGCGGGCCGTGACCGTCCGGACGGTCGCCGGCGACTGGGCGAAACCCGTCGAGGCGATCGACGTCGCAGGAGAAGGCGACGTCCTCGTCATCAGCAACGACGGGGGAACCCATGTCGCCCCGTGGGGCGAGCTCGCCACCCTCTCCTGCAGAAACCGCGGTATCGCCGGGGTGGTGATCGACGGCGCCGTCCGGGATATCGACGATATCAGGAGGATGGCGTTTCCGCTCTTTGCGAGAGCTGCCGTACCGAACGCAGGCGAACCGAAGGGTCTTGGAGAGATCAATACCGAGATCGTCTGCTGCGGCCAGGAAGTCCGGCCAGGCGACTGGATAATCGGCGACGAGAGCGGTGTCGTCGTCGTCCCGAAGGATCGGGCATACGAGATAGCGCGGCGGGCAACGGAGGTCAGGAAGACCGAAGAGCGGATCCGCGAGGAGATCCGTCGTGGCCGGACGCTCTCCGAAGTGATGGAACTCTTAAAATGGGAGAAACGGTGA
- a CDS encoding ACT domain-containing protein — protein sequence MEKSYIIKQISVFSENRPGRLAAIADALKEAGINIFAFSIAEADGFGVVRALVDRPDDAHKKLTDLGFRVSFTEVIGVKMRDEPGGLSEIAGVLGDAAINIEYAYAYSGKDAAVLILRVDQAEDAVRRLLERGSDLLKASQCR from the coding sequence ATGGAGAAGTCGTATATTATCAAGCAGATCTCGGTCTTTTCCGAGAATCGGCCGGGGAGGCTTGCCGCCATCGCCGATGCACTCAAAGAAGCCGGGATCAATATCTTTGCATTCAGCATCGCGGAAGCGGACGGATTCGGAGTCGTGCGGGCGCTCGTCGACCGCCCGGACGATGCACACAAAAAACTGACCGATCTCGGATTTCGGGTCTCGTTCACCGAAGTGATCGGCGTGAAGATGCGGGACGAACCGGGCGGACTATCGGAGATAGCAGGCGTTCTCGGGGATGCTGCGATCAACATCGAGTACGCCTACGCCTACAGCGGCAAAGACGCCGCGGTGCTTATCCTGCGGGTCGACCAGGCCGAGGACGCTGTCCGGAGACTCCTCGAGCGCGGGAGCGATCTCCTGAAAGCCTCGCAGTGCCGGTGA
- a CDS encoding phenylacetate--CoA ligase family protein gives MVTWNPRMEEIPRDELQRLQFRLLKTQIYRLYSFSEFYRTRMKEAGVHPDDIRSLEDVRKLPFMYKRDLRDNYPDRIFSASRDELVRYHVSSGTTGKPTVVGYTQHDIENWTESLARGFTSCGLGRGDVIQISYGYGLFTGGLGAHYGAERIGATVLPTSVGNTERQIELMQDLHVTAIACTPSYLLHMGEVAEKMGISIRNDTDLKVGVLGAEPWSEQMRTKIEEWLGIKAYDIYGTSELSGPMFTECTEQQGIHVWGDLALVEIIDPETGETLEPGNAGELVITILQKEALPMVRYRIGDITVLDDETCACGRTHPRIRRISGRVDDMLIIRGINVFPSQIEHALMEIPNIGRHFQIVVDKKGALDTLLVRVELGEGAFSDKITDLMVLKKTVENRLRSSLNVAVGVELVEPGTLPRFEGKAKRVIDRRSM, from the coding sequence ATGGTGACCTGGAACCCGCGGATGGAGGAGATACCCCGGGATGAACTCCAGCGGCTGCAGTTCAGACTGCTCAAGACGCAGATCTACCGCCTCTACAGTTTCAGTGAGTTCTACCGGACAAGGATGAAGGAGGCGGGCGTCCACCCCGACGACATCAGGTCGCTTGAGGATGTCCGAAAGCTCCCCTTCATGTACAAGCGCGACCTTCGCGACAACTACCCTGACCGGATCTTCTCGGCCTCCCGGGACGAACTCGTCCGCTACCACGTCTCGTCGGGAACGACCGGAAAGCCGACCGTCGTCGGGTACACCCAACACGACATCGAGAACTGGACGGAGTCGCTCGCCCGGGGATTCACCTCCTGCGGCCTCGGCCGGGGTGATGTCATCCAGATCAGCTACGGCTACGGGCTCTTCACCGGCGGACTCGGGGCGCACTACGGCGCAGAGAGGATCGGCGCGACCGTTCTTCCGACGAGCGTTGGGAACACCGAACGGCAGATCGAGCTGATGCAGGATCTCCACGTCACGGCGATCGCCTGTACACCCTCGTACCTCCTCCACATGGGGGAAGTGGCCGAGAAGATGGGCATCTCCATCAGGAACGACACCGATCTGAAAGTCGGCGTGCTCGGTGCCGAACCCTGGTCGGAGCAGATGCGCACGAAGATCGAGGAGTGGCTCGGGATAAAGGCCTACGACATCTACGGGACGAGCGAGCTCTCAGGACCGATGTTTACGGAGTGTACTGAGCAGCAGGGCATCCATGTCTGGGGCGATCTCGCGCTCGTCGAGATCATCGACCCTGAGACGGGTGAGACGCTCGAACCCGGCAATGCGGGAGAACTCGTCATCACCATCCTCCAGAAGGAGGCGCTCCCGATGGTTCGCTACCGGATCGGAGATATTACGGTGCTGGACGACGAGACGTGTGCATGCGGCCGCACCCACCCGCGGATCCGGCGGATCTCCGGCAGGGTGGACGACATGCTGATCATCAGGGGAATCAACGTCTTCCCCTCGCAGATCGAGCACGCCCTCATGGAGATCCCGAACATCGGGCGGCATTTCCAGATCGTTGTCGACAAGAAAGGAGCGCTCGACACGCTGCTCGTACGGGTGGAACTCGGTGAAGGAGCGTTCTCCGACAAGATCACGGATCTGATGGTCCTGAAGAAGACAGTCGAGAACCGGCTCCGTTCCTCGCTCAACGTGGCGGTCGGCGTCGAGCTGGTGGAGCCGGGGACCCTCCCGAGGTTTGAGGGGAAAGCGAAGCGAGTGATCGACAGGAGGTCGATGTAA
- a CDS encoding phenylacetate--CoA ligase family protein, whose protein sequence is MFWNKAMETISAGDLEALQLKRLKWTLRQTQQVSLYQKKMKEAGITPDDIRSLDDLQKIPFTTKKDLQAGYPFGLLAVPKREIVRIHTTSGTTGKPTVVGYTRADLGNWSELIARNMVMVGLTDEDTFQNAVNYGLFTGGLGFHYGAERVGMTVVPSATGNTKRQIEMIEDFGVTAIHCTPSYAMHLAEVAESMGAELATLKTGIFGAEPWSESMRAELEKRLGLTAYDSYGLSEMYGPGVAFECRERDGLHIWHDSYLVEIIDPVTGEALGPGERGELVITPLVKEAMPLLRYRTGDVTMLMEDECPCGRGQKIARITGRSDDMLVIRGINVFPSQIEHVLLSLPEVGEQFMVYIDRVKHLDEMTIEVEMSKASFSGELQDLARVQRHVAGALHSTLGLRTTVKLVEPGALPRFEGKARRVVDRRGAI, encoded by the coding sequence ATGTTCTGGAATAAAGCGATGGAGACGATCAGCGCCGGAGATCTCGAGGCGCTCCAGCTGAAACGGCTGAAGTGGACGCTCCGTCAGACACAACAGGTTTCACTGTACCAAAAGAAGATGAAGGAAGCCGGGATCACCCCGGACGATATCAGATCGCTCGATGATCTGCAGAAGATCCCCTTCACCACGAAGAAGGATCTGCAGGCAGGCTACCCGTTCGGTCTTCTTGCGGTGCCGAAGAGGGAGATCGTGCGTATCCACACGACCTCCGGCACGACCGGGAAACCAACCGTCGTCGGGTACACCCGGGCGGATCTCGGAAACTGGTCGGAACTCATTGCACGGAATATGGTGATGGTCGGCCTGACGGATGAGGATACCTTCCAGAACGCCGTTAATTACGGGCTCTTCACCGGCGGACTCGGGTTCCACTACGGTGCCGAGAGGGTCGGAATGACCGTCGTCCCGAGCGCTACCGGGAATACGAAACGGCAGATCGAGATGATCGAGGACTTCGGGGTCACCGCCATCCACTGCACACCGAGCTACGCCATGCACCTCGCCGAGGTTGCGGAATCGATGGGGGCAGAGCTTGCCACCCTGAAGACCGGCATCTTTGGTGCCGAGCCCTGGTCGGAGAGCATGCGTGCCGAACTCGAAAAGAGGCTCGGCCTCACAGCATACGATTCCTACGGCCTCTCCGAGATGTATGGACCAGGCGTGGCCTTCGAATGCCGGGAGCGGGACGGGCTTCATATCTGGCACGACAGTTACCTCGTCGAGATCATCGATCCGGTGACCGGCGAGGCACTCGGTCCGGGCGAGCGGGGAGAACTCGTCATCACTCCGCTCGTGAAAGAGGCGATGCCGCTCCTCCGGTACCGGACGGGCGACGTCACCATGCTGATGGAGGATGAATGCCCCTGCGGGCGGGGACAGAAGATTGCCCGGATCACCGGCCGCAGCGATGACATGCTCGTCATCCGGGGCATCAACGTCTTCCCCTCACAGATAGAGCATGTGCTGCTCTCTCTCCCGGAGGTCGGAGAACAGTTTATGGTATATATCGACCGCGTCAAACATCTAGATGAGATGACGATCGAAGTGGAGATGAGCAAAGCAAGTTTCTCCGGCGAACTGCAGGATCTTGCACGGGTGCAGCGGCACGTCGCGGGAGCGCTGCACAGCACTCTGGGTCTCCGCACCACCGTGAAGCTGGTGGAGCCGGGAGCGCTGCCGCGGTTCGAGGGGAAGGCACGGCGTGTCGTCGATCGGCGGGGGGCTATCTGA
- the cas1 gene encoding CRISPR-associated endonuclease Cas1 translates to MQTPAIPWLPVIGYGSHIKATARELIVAQGSTTRRYPLGGVEHLLIVGGHTLHTSAVVNLLKIGSAITFFDIDGTPTGYLRPPGYTLDEETRAAQSRATPHRYAQAIATAAVRSRLLFVEQFCETAGAALLYEGELFLLHQARDELAHLITMDELRRLHRLTTDMYYEILSRMVPAELGYRRRRSRPNRDPVNAMLSLGYAMLFGNACVSVTGAHLNPDEGLLHEGAGSLVYDLIEPQKVAMVDRVVLAHAAALTPEDYECGAARCYLSDDCAGRLVEALHASIDQNRIDSQVKLLRDAFLQNGEYQVVY, encoded by the coding sequence ATGCAGACTCCGGCGATCCCCTGGCTTCCGGTAATCGGCTATGGCAGCCACATCAAGGCAACCGCACGCGAGCTGATCGTTGCGCAGGGCAGCACCACCCGCCGCTATCCGCTGGGGGGCGTGGAGCACCTGCTCATCGTGGGCGGGCACACCCTCCACACGTCTGCAGTGGTCAACCTCCTCAAAATAGGCTCTGCGATCACCTTCTTCGACATCGACGGAACCCCGACCGGGTATCTCCGGCCGCCCGGGTATACGCTCGACGAGGAGACCCGCGCCGCCCAGAGCCGTGCCACCCCGCACCGGTACGCCCAGGCCATTGCAACGGCTGCGGTTCGGTCCCGGCTTCTCTTCGTGGAGCAGTTCTGCGAGACGGCCGGTGCGGCTCTTCTCTACGAAGGTGAACTCTTCCTGCTCCACCAGGCTCGTGACGAGCTTGCGCACCTCATCACCATGGACGAGCTCCGGCGCCTTCACCGGCTTACTACCGACATGTACTACGAGATACTGTCGAGGATGGTTCCGGCAGAGCTCGGCTACCGAAGGCGGAGATCCCGGCCGAACCGCGACCCGGTCAATGCCATGCTCTCGCTCGGCTATGCGATGCTCTTCGGCAACGCCTGCGTCTCCGTCACCGGGGCTCATTTAAACCCCGACGAGGGCCTGCTCCACGAAGGTGCCGGGAGCCTTGTCTACGACCTTATCGAGCCGCAGAAAGTGGCGATGGTAGACCGGGTCGTCCTTGCGCACGCGGCAGCCCTGACCCCGGAGGATTACGAATGCGGGGCGGCGCGGTGCTACCTCTCGGACGACTGTGCCGGCCGCCTCGTCGAAGCGCTCCACGCCTCCATCGATCAGAACCGCATCGATTCCCAGGTGAAACTGCTCAGGGACGCTTTCCTGCAGAATGGAGAGTATCAGGTAGTATACTGA
- a CDS encoding acylphosphatase: MKTLELFISGRVQGVGFRACIKKIATNLGVCGEAMNTPDGRVRIVATGEAVLLDKFISMLYGCPRVVIREISQGEIPFTSFQEFSIVRPSYQYTT, encoded by the coding sequence GTGAAGACACTCGAACTTTTCATCTCCGGCCGGGTGCAGGGCGTGGGGTTTCGAGCCTGCATCAAGAAGATCGCGACGAACCTCGGCGTATGCGGCGAGGCGATGAACACACCGGACGGACGGGTCAGGATCGTCGCTACCGGTGAAGCCGTCCTGCTCGACAAATTCATATCCATGCTCTACGGCTGTCCCCGCGTCGTTATCAGGGAGATCAGCCAGGGAGAGATACCGTTCACTTCTTTTCAGGAGTTCTCGATAGTCCGGCCGTCCTATCAGTATACTACCTGA
- the glmM gene encoding phosphoglucosamine mutase — protein sequence MSNQKQLFGTNGVRGVIGETMTPELVLKIGAALGTLRKGRIAVGRDTRTSGEALVHAVKAGLLMVGCDVVDLGVLPTPALQYIVRRHFDGGAVITASHNPPEYNGVKIIDADGTEMSDEDTIAVENLYFSGTFAGSSWDGVGSEVVAHHMVEEYIQGIVDLFPPGIGTGMTVVVDPGSGPAALTTPLILSRMGCRVHTINAQMDGTFPGRLPEPTPEGLAGLSEMVKSLGADYGVAHDGDADRAVFVDDKGQYVEENHEFALITDYVCKQRKGIVVTPVSTSRIIEDVAGANGCSTEYTPVGSIYVARRMLGLIEDGVSVAFGGEGNGGLIYPDHQFCRDGGMTAATMVAVLASRQGEKLSTVLGGLPAYHFIKEKQMTPEPAAIVRAVDAAFPDDRKDRTDGIKIVRDDAWALVRASGTEPMVRIMVESRDKTVAETLYRSIRQVIGTG from the coding sequence ATGAGCAACCAGAAACAATTATTCGGAACGAACGGCGTGCGGGGCGTAATCGGGGAGACAATGACCCCGGAGCTCGTCCTCAAGATCGGTGCGGCGCTCGGAACACTGCGGAAGGGACGGATCGCCGTCGGGAGAGACACGAGAACGTCCGGCGAAGCGCTCGTCCACGCCGTGAAGGCGGGGCTCCTGATGGTCGGGTGCGACGTGGTGGACCTCGGGGTGCTCCCGACCCCGGCACTCCAGTACATCGTCAGGCGGCACTTCGACGGCGGCGCCGTGATCACGGCCTCGCACAACCCGCCCGAGTACAACGGGGTGAAGATCATCGATGCCGACGGCACCGAGATGAGCGATGAGGATACCATCGCGGTCGAGAACCTGTACTTCTCGGGCACCTTCGCGGGATCGTCGTGGGACGGGGTAGGGAGCGAGGTCGTGGCGCACCACATGGTCGAGGAGTACATTCAGGGTATCGTCGACCTGTTCCCGCCCGGCATAGGCACCGGGATGACGGTGGTCGTCGACCCGGGGTCGGGCCCTGCCGCACTGACCACCCCGCTCATCCTCTCGCGGATGGGCTGCAGGGTGCATACTATTAATGCACAGATGGACGGCACCTTCCCCGGAAGACTGCCGGAACCGACCCCCGAAGGGCTCGCGGGTCTTTCGGAGATGGTTAAAAGCCTCGGTGCGGACTATGGGGTGGCGCACGACGGCGATGCCGACCGGGCGGTCTTCGTCGACGATAAGGGGCAGTATGTGGAGGAAAACCACGAGTTTGCCCTGATCACCGACTACGTCTGTAAACAGAGGAAGGGTATCGTGGTCACCCCGGTCAGCACCTCCCGGATCATCGAGGACGTGGCCGGAGCGAACGGATGCAGCACAGAATATACGCCCGTCGGAAGTATCTACGTCGCCAGGCGGATGCTCGGCCTGATCGAGGACGGCGTGAGCGTCGCCTTCGGGGGCGAGGGGAACGGAGGACTGATCTATCCAGACCACCAGTTCTGCCGTGACGGCGGGATGACCGCCGCCACGATGGTGGCGGTTCTGGCCTCCCGCCAGGGCGAGAAGCTCTCTACGGTGCTCGGCGGGCTTCCGGCATACCACTTCATCAAGGAGAAGCAGATGACCCCGGAGCCTGCGGCGATCGTCCGGGCGGTCGATGCGGCATTCCCCGACGACCGGAAGGACCGTACCGACGGCATCAAGATCGTCAGGGACGATGCCTGGGCACTCGTGCGGGCATCGGGCACCGAACCGATGGTCAGGATCATGGTCGAGTCGCGGGACAAAACAGTCGCCGAAACCTTATATCGCTCTATCAGACAGGTCATCGGCACCGGGTAA